One Glutamicibacter halophytocola DNA segment encodes these proteins:
- a CDS encoding ATP-dependent DNA helicase RecG → MTNQSSVQFEDSELASYLGSKNAQALEKVFGYTTVGDFLWHFPRRYVEVGELTPIAELPFDEHVTVVAQVVDVSQRQMHSRRGFIFEVTVSDELSSGGQELKMTFFNGYQARTDLTVGTIAMFSGKVGWYQDHLQLSQPDYAVLDEASQADPRPIPIYPASAKMPNKRIRDLMGLLLPHLSEDNLPEFLPEEVLGSHRYPERHRAFLERHAPREIKHAYIARQRFAFEEAFILQLSLAERSRQLGTQPAIARPRVAGRLAERFESQLPFDLTVDQLQVGDQIAADLSQAHPMHRLLQGEVGSGKTIVALRAILQVIDAGGQAALLAPTEVLAAQHFASIKKMLGALAEPGLFGEGEGTGVALLTGSAKTAQRREALLGIASGETGLIIGTHALLGDQVQFAELGLVVVDEQHRFGVEQRDALRAKSGDALPHTLVMTATPIPRTVAMTVFGDLDTSTIKRLPAGRAPIQTHIVPMQLSGYRQRLYSRMTEEVSKGHQVYVVCPRITDTAAEQGVLLSTYDEPSGQTMSVEAMTEQLAGMPEFAGIRIEALHSQLESVQKQQVMDSFARGEIDILVSTTVIEVGVDVHNATLMVIMDAERFGISQLHQLRGRVGRGGLPGTCLMTTWLDADHASVSRLKTIESTMDGFELAEADLAERREGNILGVQQSGSQSSLKELSIIKDRTVIEQARNHVDALMKMPLWEEKYPRLVEIAGAWADESTKEFLNKN, encoded by the coding sequence ATGACTAATCAGTCTTCTGTGCAATTCGAGGATTCAGAGCTTGCCAGCTACCTGGGCAGCAAGAATGCCCAGGCCTTGGAAAAGGTTTTTGGCTACACAACGGTGGGGGATTTCCTCTGGCACTTTCCGCGTCGCTACGTTGAGGTGGGCGAACTTACCCCCATAGCGGAGCTGCCTTTCGATGAACATGTCACCGTCGTCGCGCAAGTAGTCGACGTCAGCCAGCGACAGATGCACTCCCGCCGCGGATTCATTTTCGAGGTGACGGTCAGCGATGAGCTCAGCTCAGGCGGGCAAGAACTGAAAATGACGTTCTTCAACGGCTACCAGGCACGCACGGACTTGACCGTTGGAACGATCGCCATGTTCAGCGGAAAAGTGGGCTGGTACCAGGACCACCTCCAGTTGAGCCAGCCGGACTATGCTGTTCTTGACGAAGCCTCGCAAGCTGATCCTCGTCCAATCCCGATTTATCCGGCTTCAGCGAAGATGCCGAATAAGCGGATCCGCGATTTGATGGGTCTGTTGCTCCCACACCTTTCAGAAGACAACCTGCCTGAGTTCCTTCCCGAGGAAGTCCTGGGCTCCCATCGTTATCCCGAACGCCACAGGGCCTTTTTAGAACGCCATGCACCTCGTGAGATCAAGCACGCCTACATCGCGAGGCAGCGATTTGCTTTTGAAGAAGCATTCATTCTCCAGCTTTCACTGGCTGAGCGCAGCCGCCAGCTGGGCACACAGCCAGCGATTGCCCGTCCCCGGGTTGCCGGGAGGCTGGCCGAGAGATTCGAAAGCCAGCTGCCCTTCGACCTGACCGTGGATCAGCTCCAAGTCGGGGATCAAATCGCTGCTGATTTGTCACAGGCCCACCCGATGCATCGCCTGCTGCAAGGCGAAGTGGGTTCGGGAAAGACCATCGTTGCGTTGCGAGCCATACTCCAGGTCATTGATGCCGGCGGCCAGGCAGCCCTCTTGGCCCCCACCGAAGTGCTCGCCGCACAGCACTTTGCATCCATCAAGAAAATGCTCGGTGCGCTGGCGGAGCCAGGCCTATTCGGCGAAGGCGAAGGCACCGGAGTTGCTCTGCTGACGGGTTCGGCAAAAACAGCTCAACGACGCGAGGCACTGCTGGGCATAGCCAGTGGGGAAACCGGCCTCATTATCGGTACGCATGCCCTATTGGGCGACCAAGTCCAATTTGCCGAACTTGGGCTGGTCGTTGTTGACGAACAGCACCGATTCGGGGTGGAACAGCGCGATGCCTTGCGGGCAAAATCAGGCGATGCCCTCCCGCATACGCTGGTGATGACCGCGACCCCGATCCCTCGAACGGTCGCCATGACGGTCTTCGGCGATTTGGATACATCAACTATCAAGCGCCTGCCCGCTGGCCGTGCACCGATTCAAACGCATATTGTTCCCATGCAGCTTTCCGGGTATCGCCAGCGGTTATATTCGCGGATGACCGAAGAAGTCTCCAAGGGACATCAGGTCTATGTGGTGTGCCCGCGGATTACGGATACTGCTGCAGAGCAAGGCGTGCTTCTTTCAACCTATGATGAGCCATCTGGCCAAACCATGAGCGTCGAGGCGATGACAGAGCAGTTGGCTGGCATGCCTGAGTTTGCTGGTATCCGCATAGAGGCCTTGCATTCGCAACTTGAATCCGTGCAGAAACAACAAGTCATGGATTCCTTTGCTCGAGGCGAAATTGACATACTCGTTTCGACAACGGTGATTGAGGTTGGCGTTGACGTGCACAACGCGACACTGATGGTCATCATGGATGCAGAGAGATTCGGGATCTCGCAGCTTCATCAGCTGCGCGGTCGTGTAGGACGAGGCGGGTTGCCGGGGACCTGTCTGATGACGACCTGGCTTGATGCTGACCATGCTTCCGTCTCGCGGTTGAAAACGATTGAGTCCACGATGGATGGTTTTGAACTGGCCGAGGCAGACTTGGCCGAACGGCGTGAAGGGAACATCCTGGGTGTCCAGCAGTCAGGCAGCCAATCGTCCCTGAAGGAGCTGAGCATCATCAAGGACCGTACGGTTATCGAACAAGCGCGCAACCATGTCGATGCGCTGATGAAGATGCCGTTGTGGGAAGAAAAGTATCCGCGTCTTGTGGAAATAGCCGGCGCTTGGGCCGACGAGTCAACCAAAGAATTCTTGAACAAGAATTAG
- a CDS encoding DAK2 domain-containing protein — MTPQKLDTSVRAINEWLARSVKSLGNHSDRLNAINVFPVADGDTGSNLYLTARAGHDAVSELESDDIGGFLEVAARASMESARGNSGTLFAVFLSGLSEPWIGHERLTAPLLALGLERAKVRSWSALSEPVEGTMLSVINAIALAAGSTLAHIKTDHESRAALDTLLVQMKQAAQLAVKGTETELAPLLEAGVVDAGAVGMLIIIDELCAAIRNADTDFTSYEDFHGYKIQDPHVHLNREAESGVEVMCTVSLDALGAATLRGQLDAMGNSVIMSPVNQLEEDTYRWRVHVHVDEAQPALELIGKYGEPVNVSVTDLCTHDD; from the coding sequence ATGACCCCCCAGAAGCTCGATACTTCCGTGCGTGCCATCAACGAATGGCTTGCGCGGAGCGTCAAGAGTCTCGGGAACCATTCTGACCGGCTCAATGCCATCAATGTTTTCCCGGTGGCCGACGGCGATACAGGGAGCAATCTCTACCTCACCGCGCGGGCTGGCCATGATGCTGTCAGCGAATTGGAAAGTGACGATATCGGTGGTTTTCTCGAAGTTGCCGCGCGAGCCTCAATGGAATCAGCGCGCGGCAACTCCGGCACCCTTTTCGCCGTATTCCTCAGTGGCCTGAGCGAACCGTGGATTGGGCACGAGCGCTTGACGGCTCCATTGCTTGCCCTCGGCCTGGAGCGGGCAAAAGTCCGATCCTGGTCCGCGCTGAGTGAACCGGTGGAGGGCACCATGCTTTCGGTGATCAATGCGATCGCCTTGGCCGCTGGGTCTACGCTGGCCCATATCAAAACCGACCATGAAAGCCGTGCCGCGCTGGACACGCTATTGGTTCAGATGAAGCAGGCCGCGCAGCTTGCCGTCAAAGGTACCGAAACTGAGCTTGCGCCGTTGCTTGAAGCAGGCGTTGTAGACGCCGGTGCCGTGGGCATGCTGATCATCATTGATGAATTATGCGCTGCAATCCGCAACGCGGACACCGACTTTACCTCTTATGAGGATTTCCACGGCTATAAGATCCAAGACCCCCATGTGCATCTGAATCGCGAGGCAGAATCGGGCGTAGAAGTAATGTGTACCGTTTCGCTGGACGCGCTGGGCGCAGCGACCTTGCGCGGCCAGCTGGATGCCATGGGCAACTCGGTGATCATGTCTCCGGTGAATCAGCTGGAAGAAGATACATATCGATGGCGTGTGCACGTGCATGTCGATGAAGCCCAGCCCGCGCTTGAACTCATTGGCAAGTATGGTGAACCGGTGAATGTCAGCGTAACCGACCTCTGCACTCACGATGACTAA
- a CDS encoding LCP family protein produces MVIAALVAGLYAWNLARTFDENSNKLADAFPAEETRPEVKDESKDAINILLLGTDTREERSEDEQGDDFATLPNGGRSDTMMLVHIPSDRKNVFVTSIMRDTWLDIPGVGTAKINRAFASGGVPKAVETLEGLFGIRINHVASIDFEGFKGLTDAVGGVTIDNPIAFTPVHAKGYYFPEGVQKLDGDNALAFVRERKAFTGAGGSDYRRVKNQQLFVKALIGQILSKETLTSPSKIQNVVSEIAPYVAVDDTLDSAKIAGIASSMLNIRSDDMTFFTLPNNGPGRSADGQSIVIPDMETINKFGEALQNDTVDEFVASTDLSQ; encoded by the coding sequence ATGGTGATCGCAGCGCTGGTTGCCGGGCTTTACGCCTGGAACCTGGCACGCACCTTTGATGAAAACAGCAACAAGCTTGCTGATGCTTTCCCGGCTGAGGAAACTCGTCCTGAGGTCAAGGACGAATCCAAAGACGCTATCAATATTCTTTTGCTCGGAACGGACACTCGTGAAGAGCGCTCCGAAGATGAACAAGGCGATGATTTTGCAACGCTTCCCAACGGCGGCCGCTCCGACACGATGATGCTGGTTCACATCCCGTCAGATCGAAAGAACGTTTTTGTCACTTCGATCATGCGTGACACCTGGCTGGACATTCCGGGCGTTGGAACGGCCAAGATCAACCGTGCATTTGCCAGTGGTGGCGTGCCCAAGGCCGTAGAGACCCTCGAAGGGCTTTTTGGCATCCGCATCAACCATGTGGCTTCGATTGACTTCGAAGGATTCAAGGGACTGACTGACGCCGTTGGCGGAGTGACGATCGATAACCCGATCGCCTTCACTCCGGTACACGCCAAGGGATATTACTTCCCAGAGGGCGTTCAAAAGCTCGATGGCGATAACGCCCTGGCCTTTGTTCGCGAGCGCAAGGCCTTCACCGGCGCCGGCGGCAGCGATTACCGCCGCGTGAAAAACCAGCAGCTGTTCGTCAAGGCCCTGATCGGTCAAATCCTGTCGAAGGAAACTTTGACGAGCCCGTCAAAGATCCAGAATGTTGTTAGCGAGATCGCGCCGTATGTCGCAGTTGATGACACCTTGGATTCGGCTAAGATTGCGGGAATCGCCTCGTCAATGCTTAATATCCGCTCTGACGACATGACGTTCTTCACCCTTCCGAACAATGGCCCGGGGCGTTCCGCTGATGGCCAGTCGATTGTAATTCCAGATATGGAAACCATCAACAAGTTCGGCGAAGCACTTCAGAATGACACTGTGGACGAGTTCGTAGCGTCAACAGACCTGTCACAGTAA
- a CDS encoding spermidine synthase — MSNKTPKRWLGFVQVHATIYDDDLIPGSKILAIGDAPQSHVNLVHPEDVFYEYLARIANHLQVLRSPDKPLRMLHLGAGALTLARWASIAYPSSSHVAVDIERELLDFVLTQLPLPANCKLTPLVADARSVLAEELAGEKFDVIVLDIFSGPEAPEHLTVPEYYTELRESLASDGLLFVNVGDDPPLRFTKSQVAAARSAFNFVMLSSTPEMFTQRYPGNLILTASRQEISEDLVQRCQDAGPYPAEVRSGLDLDRFSKP; from the coding sequence ATGAGCAATAAGACACCAAAACGCTGGCTGGGATTCGTGCAGGTACATGCCACGATCTACGATGACGACCTGATTCCTGGTTCCAAAATCCTGGCCATTGGCGATGCCCCGCAATCACACGTCAATTTGGTGCACCCTGAGGATGTCTTCTACGAATATTTGGCACGCATTGCCAATCACCTGCAGGTATTGCGCAGTCCCGATAAGCCATTGAGGATGCTTCATCTTGGTGCAGGAGCACTAACTTTGGCGCGCTGGGCCAGCATTGCCTACCCATCGAGCAGCCACGTGGCGGTCGATATTGAACGAGAACTTCTCGATTTTGTCCTCACGCAATTGCCCCTGCCTGCCAACTGCAAGCTCACACCCCTCGTGGCCGATGCCCGATCGGTTTTGGCTGAGGAACTTGCCGGAGAAAAATTCGATGTAATCGTCCTCGACATCTTTTCCGGTCCGGAGGCGCCCGAGCATCTGACAGTCCCCGAGTACTACACCGAGCTCAGGGAATCACTGGCTTCCGACGGGTTGCTCTTCGTCAACGTCGGCGACGATCCCCCCTTGCGATTCACAAAATCACAAGTTGCAGCGGCACGCTCTGCTTTTAACTTCGTGATGCTCAGCTCAACCCCGGAGATGTTTACGCAGAGATACCCGGGCAATCTCATCCTCACCGCTTCAAGGCAAGAGATTTCCGAGGATCTGGTCCAGCGTTGCCAAGACGCCGGACCCTATCCTGCAGAAGTTCGCTCTGGCCTAGACCTCGACAGGTTCAGCAAACCATAG
- a CDS encoding aminotransferase class I/II-fold pyridoxal phosphate-dependent enzyme encodes MSISMTPWQRTAHGANLLDASGQPGVTIFEEITALANQHEAINLGQGFPDTEGPAEIRQIAVDAILSGANQYAPGSGILQLRQAISEHQNRFYSLDIDPETEVVVSTGATEAIAAALLAFLEPGDEVVTFEPYYDSYAAMIGLANAQHKVVQLKAPAFEPSIEGLRQAVTDKTRVILINNPHNPTGTVFSTQVLNEVIALAHRHDCIIVADEVYEHLTFGTKHVPIASLPGGFERTITISSAGKSFSFTGWKVGWATGPKNLITAVRTVKQFLTYSSGPAFQPAVAKALDLPVAFFEGFASELADGAQILADGLENAGIPVIRPKGTYFLVADINSFRHSDAIEVARKMPASVGVAAIPLSVFVHPENVSSYQGLLRFAFCKKPEVLSAAVKKLQLLPEVLNR; translated from the coding sequence ATGAGCATTTCCATGACTCCTTGGCAGAGAACAGCACACGGCGCGAATTTGCTAGACGCATCCGGCCAGCCCGGGGTGACCATCTTTGAAGAGATTACCGCTCTTGCCAATCAGCATGAAGCCATCAACCTGGGTCAAGGATTTCCGGATACGGAGGGCCCAGCCGAGATTCGGCAAATCGCCGTTGACGCAATACTTTCCGGCGCAAATCAATATGCGCCCGGTTCCGGAATCCTCCAACTGCGCCAAGCCATCTCGGAGCACCAGAACCGTTTCTACTCATTGGATATTGATCCCGAGACCGAAGTAGTCGTCTCCACCGGCGCAACCGAAGCCATCGCGGCGGCGTTGCTGGCCTTCTTGGAACCCGGCGATGAAGTGGTGACCTTCGAACCGTACTATGACTCTTATGCAGCAATGATCGGCTTGGCCAATGCGCAACACAAAGTCGTTCAGTTGAAAGCTCCGGCTTTTGAGCCGAGCATAGAGGGACTGCGTCAAGCCGTCACAGACAAAACGCGGGTCATACTCATCAACAATCCGCATAACCCAACAGGAACGGTGTTCTCAACACAGGTCCTCAATGAAGTCATTGCCCTGGCGCACAGGCATGACTGCATCATTGTTGCCGACGAAGTCTATGAACATCTGACGTTCGGTACCAAACATGTGCCAATCGCCAGCTTGCCCGGCGGCTTCGAACGCACAATTACAATATCTTCCGCCGGCAAGTCGTTTTCATTTACCGGCTGGAAAGTCGGTTGGGCAACCGGTCCAAAGAACTTGATCACCGCGGTTCGCACCGTAAAGCAATTCCTCACGTATTCTTCAGGCCCGGCTTTTCAACCTGCTGTCGCCAAGGCCCTGGACCTGCCGGTGGCCTTCTTCGAAGGTTTCGCCTCTGAACTGGCAGATGGCGCGCAAATTCTTGCCGACGGGCTTGAAAACGCGGGTATTCCGGTGATCAGGCCCAAAGGCACTTACTTTCTTGTGGCAGATATCAATAGCTTCAGGCATAGCGACGCCATTGAGGTCGCTCGCAAAATGCCGGCATCGGTGGGAGTTGCTGCTATTCCGTTGTCAGTTTTCGTGCATCCGGAAAACGTATCCAGCTACCAGGGGTTGCTGCGCTTCGCATTCTGCAAGAAACCCGAGGTCCTCTCCGCTGCGGTTAAGAAACTGCAGCTGCTCCCCGAGGTCCTGAACCGATGA
- the rsmD gene encoding 16S rRNA (guanine(966)-N(2))-methyltransferase RsmD — translation MSRIIAGAAGGQPLKSVPGDATRPTTDRVKEALFSRLESWDLLAGARVLDLFAGSGALGIESASRGARQVVLVEKAPKAASVCQQNAALVNKVLKSTTVSVQRGSVDAVLDSYVNAASGLPSRTFDLVLLDPPYPLTEPELAVTLQKISKILAEDATIVIERSSRSPEPQWPSQLVNFSDKKYGETHLWFAEPVEV, via the coding sequence ATGAGCCGAATTATTGCTGGTGCAGCTGGAGGTCAGCCGCTGAAATCGGTTCCCGGGGACGCGACTCGACCAACAACGGATCGGGTCAAGGAGGCGCTTTTTTCCCGCCTTGAAAGCTGGGACCTTCTTGCCGGGGCACGGGTTCTGGACCTCTTCGCGGGTTCGGGCGCATTGGGAATTGAATCCGCTAGCCGGGGAGCACGACAGGTAGTTCTCGTTGAGAAGGCGCCCAAAGCGGCCAGCGTCTGCCAGCAAAACGCGGCACTAGTCAATAAGGTGCTGAAATCGACAACGGTTTCTGTTCAACGAGGCTCGGTTGATGCCGTATTGGACAGCTATGTGAATGCGGCTTCTGGTCTGCCCAGCCGAACCTTCGACTTGGTCCTGCTGGATCCGCCGTATCCGCTGACCGAACCTGAGCTCGCGGTAACTTTGCAGAAAATCTCAAAAATCCTGGCCGAAGACGCGACCATCGTTATTGAACGGTCGAGCCGTTCGCCAGAACCGCAATGGCCAAGCCAGTTGGTGAATTTCTCCGACAAGAAGTACGGAGAAACTCACCTATGGTTTGCTGAACCTGTCGAGGTCTAG